The nucleotide sequence GGTAATTTCGTCCCTTCTCACCCGTGGCTAGGTAAGCCCCACTGGGCTCCAGGGTTTCTGCGCGCGCCTCTAGATCCGCCCGCGCGCATTCGGTTGCCGCGGGCGGTTTATTTTTAGAGCGAATGGGGGGGAGCAGCTCTCAGCTCGACGCGAACAGGGCAGTGGGCTGCCCGTTGAACTGGACAGTGATCTTCGCTGGAATTCGAGCCATGTTAACGGATTTCACGAGATTGGTTGCCTAGAGGTTTTCCATTCCATCCTTGGACCGTGTTTCTGCAACTGTGGTGTGGACAGTTTGTTTTCACAGCGTGCCGGCTTAGATTAGTTACTGATGAACTAACATGATGTATGAATGCAGATTATTCGGGTGGGGGATGTGCCTGGACGAGCGGGTGTAGTTAATTAGTTATTAATGCTGCTGTTTTTGGCTTTTTGCAGTGAGCTGTCGACACAGGGTACAACTGCTTAATCATACACATGAGTCTGATTTTCAGGTGGCCAAACACTCTTGTTTTTACTCTTCGTTTAAGTGACAGCAAACTGTTTCAGTTTCCAATTTCCGTATGTTCTCTCCCTCATCTTGATTTTATTACTGCAGTTTTTAAGTCTGGAAGATTACCAAGACGCAAGGGTATTGCCTGAACAGAGCAATTGAGTGCTAAAtctgtcatcatgtttaattattAGTTCCAAATTTGTTCTTAATCAATAAATGATGTTATGGTTGATCCTTGTCTGTGCAGGAAATTTACACCTCGTTTCCATTTTTATGATGATCATTTATTCCTCTGCAAACTATTCCAAAATGCTATGAGACTAAAACATGTGAAACTCATATGTCCCGATTTTGTTCATTTAATGCTCTGTTGAAGTTTTTATGCTTTGTGTATGTTCTTATGCTGGCACTAGATCTGTGTCCGTTCATCCTCCACAATTAGTGTACAATCTTCTGTCGCCATTATGTTCATCAACATTGCTCATGCTAAGCCTTATCTACTGCTGAAGAATGCCTGTTCTTGCCAAATTGATATCTCTGTGAAGTTTTTGTCCTGTACCATGACCCCTTAAAGAAAACATGTTTTCCTCGCATTTTGCATGTCGACTTGCAGAGTTTGGACTGACTGCTGACCATATTTACTTAATCTGATTTGCAGGAAGAGTTAATGAAAAAGCATTGTTGATCCATAAGCAAGGGAATTGTGGTTGGCATCATGCCACATAGAAATATGTGTTGGACACATCAGGGTGATAATCTTGAATCAGAGGAAGGACAAGCTCAGCCTGAAAATTACAATAATGGTGGCACTGGGAGTAATTTATCCAATCAGGGCGTGCAAGTTGCTCTTGGAGCTCCAGGAAATACTACTAATGATGGAGTCCGTGATTCACGGAGTTATTACTATGAGAGCATTAATAATCAGCTCCAGCATGCTCAGAATTTATACCCATATGGAGGCGTTGATCCAAGTTTTGTCTACCCATCGACTATGTACAATCCCGGTATGTCAACACCATCTGTGAACAGATATGTTCCTCATGCAAGTTTTGGACAGGGCAATCCACCACCCTCACCTTCATATCATCAAGTTGCCACAGGAACTAGGGATGagagtagcagcagtagcagttTTGGTGATGCTACCAGAGAATCCATGAAAACGAGGAATGCTGTAATTGAGAGTGGCCATCATTTTGATCATGGATTTGCAAGCTCGAGTTCATCTGCTCATGTGCCTCAGAATCCTGCACAAGGGACATGGGGTGCTTCATTTGAATCACATGGTGCACCAAATGGCTCTTCTGCTGATGGACCAAACAGGTCAACGCCAATGGCTATTCACCCAGCATTGGTGCGTCATGGTAACTATGTATTTCCAGCTGGTCACATGGGCCAGGGCAATACATGGACTACACACCCTGCAAATGTTATTGCTGATGGAGTCCCACACTGGGCATACAACAATGCAGTCCTCAATCCTTCAGGTAAGTAAACCTTCGTGATTAATAAAAGTGAAATTATTTTGTTAAGTGATGATTCAAGGCACTTTTTTTATGGCTGTCAGTAGTTTTCATTGAATAATTAGTGGCTTATATTCTTGGTAGCTTTCATTAGTTAGATTAACTGTAACCTTTTATAAGCTATGGCCTGGCTATAGGATATAATTCTGTGAGTGAGATGTGGAGAGGTAACCGAGAATCTTGCTTTTCTAACAGGTCAGTTTGCTCATGGAACAATGGGCATGCCAAATGGTAGTCTTCAAGATTACCAAGCTGGCCCTTCTGCTAATTTTCATGGGCCTTTACCTCATTTCAACCAGATTCCTATGCATAGCATGCAAACTCCTGCTATGCTTAATCATATTCAGATGCAAGGGCCTCAGCGTCAAAGCAATGTAGTGCAAGGTGCAAATCCTTCTGGAGTGGTGCAAGGTGCAAATCCTTCTGGAGTGGTGCAAGGTGCAAACCCTGCTGGAATGGTGCAAGGTGCAAATCCTGCTGGAATGGTGCAAGGTGCAAATCAAGCTGGAATGGTGCAAGGTCCAAACCCTTCTGGAATGGTGCAAGGTGCAAATCGTTCTCGAAGGGCGTTCACCTGGGATCCATGTCTGCCTTTCTCCAGTTCTGGACATACTAATGGACCTCCAGTTCATGCATTTTTTACAGATCAAGTTTACAATGGGAGTCTAAGACTTCTTCAGGTGATTCACATTTCCATACAGTCTTCTCATGGAATGACAGCATGCATGTAGCTCTAATTGCATAATTAATGCTGGAAAAAAAATCTTCCTTGGATACTTTGTTTGCGTCTACCTGCTGTTTCTTGCGAAGCATAGAAGATGTATTACCCGTTTGCATGTATAATTTGGACTTGAATCCTTGATTCTGCAAGGATATGCATGCTTCatacttatgctggaaacacaatTTCATTTTCAAAGAGTAATTAATTGATGTATGAATTTAGTCATAAAGATCTCTGGGAtatttttttcaagaaaacattGCCAATTATTACCCTTGGTTGCTGAAGTGCTGCACATTTATTTTACTTGAAATCTTCAAAATATGCCTGTCATCAAGTTTTAGAAAATCAAATTACCTAAACATTTTTTGTGAGCCCTCTACCATATGTATTTTCCCCTGCAATCTGTGTTTCATGAATAGCATGCCCTAATTTTGGCCAAGACAAATGAAACCATTTTTCCATTGCTGTGATACGTGATTATCATGTTTCTGTTGCCTTGCTTGCCTACTGCCTCTATTAGTATCTACAGACATTAAAATTTGCCATCCATACCTCACTAATACTGTATTTCTACATGACTGGGCTTACTTTTATGAGTGATTTCCTTTTGAATATGGCTATCTGATGTAATCAATCTGCCCATACAGCAAGCTGCTATGGCGACTATGTCAACATTTTATGATGCAATACATCTTATTGACGAACAATGGGATATGGGGCTAGATATAGACGGCATGACCTATGAGGTATGGAGCAGATGACCAACTCACAATAGTTTCTTGCAGACACTTTCACGGGTTTGCATGTATGTAACTGATAAAACGTGGTCCTGCTCTCCTGCAGGAGCTTCTAGCATTGCAAGAACAGATTGGAGATGTCAATACCGGTTTGCCAGAAAGGTACATCTGTCAAAATCTGAGGGTACATTGGTATGTTGTTCCCAGGGCAGCTCGCGGGTCCGATCAGTCTGTGGAGAAGGATGCTTGCATTATATGCCAGGTATTATCCCTTGCACATTCTATCTCTTGTGTTCATAACACCACTAGGTCTTAATTTCTAAGTTTTGTACTGTACTAAAAATTAACCTGACAATATTTACATAGTAATAATATTGTAGCTCCTTATCCTTTTTAGAAGCAGCTCATTTACCTAGAACAGTCAATACACCCCTTTGTCAGGATCGACGGCTAGATTAACCAGATATGCAGTTTTTGCTGTCAATGCCGTCTCTGGTTTCTAAAGCACGTTTGTTCCGTGTCTTTGCAGGAGGAGTTTGAGGCGAGAGACCTTGTAGGAGCCCTCGACTGCGGTCACAAGTACCATGAGGTGTGCATCAGGCAGTGGCTGATGGTGAAGAACTTATGCCCCATCTGCAAGGCAACAGCTCTGCCAGCAGAGTGAAGCAGCGGGTGTCCGCCGCGCCAATAAATCATTTGCCGCAGCAGTGACTGAGATGATTCAGCTCAGTTTCTTGTACATAAGAGATGTTGGATGATTTGTGTTATTTACCTGTAATTTCCTGTTCGGTTTGTTGTGGACATAGCCTGCCCCAAAACTGTATAGCCAGAATGCATGGTTTCATTTCCTAGACTGCTCTTAGACCCCCCATGGTGCCTGAACTTCTCTCATCATGGCTTTCCTGGATTGTCTGCCCCTTTTATCTATTTGTACATTGTAATTAAACCTATATATTTCCCTTTGCCAAAAATCAGAGTTGAGAACTCAAATGGTTCTTTCTTCTGGATGTTCTATATGGTTTTCTTGGTTTTGCAGTTTCGGTTTGCACGGGTGTTTGGTTAGGCTTAACTTTGGCTTTTGGAGTTTGGTTTATATAACTCAAAAAAGCATCTATTTTTATGCTCTTGGCTTTGGCTTTTGACTGGATATACTGTTACATGATGGTACAAGCCAAAAGCAGAAAAATATACTATGTTTTTTTGGATTATAAACCAAAAATAGTCTAGCAATAGTTTTTGGCTTTTAACTGTAGTTTTCATGATGGGAGTCTGCAAAAATATTTGGTACAGTAACAGTTTTACCATGACAAATCCCCTGAACGAAATGGAACTGTGTAAACAAGCAGACTCAGGAATACACAGATCCAAGACGTAGAAAACATCCCAAGGAAAGGCCTGTAAGAAATTCGCGATAACCTCACTCACACTTTCAAATCCCTAAACTATACCAGCAAAGGCTGTAGTCCTGAACGAATCAAATGcatcaaacatggcaaaatgaACACTGGGATATGGTTGATGGCGCATGAATACAAACGAGGACTATGACTGCAATAACATAGTGCCCTCCCCTACAGTATAAGATGCCAATGCCCACAATCTTGAGCTAAGAGGAACAACAGTTGGATTTCTTCACCGCGGAGACGTCGTCCTTGGAGCCGACGTTGATGGTCTTGCCCTTGGGGGGCGCGGCGGGGTCGTCGCCGATGTCGAGGGCCTTCTTGCTCACCACGCGGTAGATCTGGGAGAGCACCTCGGTGAAGGCGTCCTCGACGTTCATCGCCTCGAGGGCGGACGTCTCCATGAAGAAGGTGTTCTCGCGCTCGGCAAAGGCCTTGGCGTCCTCGGACGGGACGACCCTGAGGTGGCGCAGGTCGGCCTTGTTCCCCACGAGCATGATCACGATGTTGGCGTCCGTGTGGTCCTTGAGCTCCCTCAGCCACCTCTCGACGTTCTCGAAGGTGACGTGCCTCGTGACGTCGTAGACCACCAGGGCGCCGACCGCCCCGCGGTAGTACGCGCTCGTGATCGCCCGGTACCTGCGGACGCAGCGCAAACCGACGATCAGTCGCCGGCGCGGGTAACAGCTGAACAGCAAATGGGCATGTATCATGTATGGTCGCTCTCATTGATGAACATGGGCAGTTAAATTAGTCGCTCTCAATTAAAAGGTTCCTGCGTCTAATCGACCTCTGATTACAAATTGTTCAGCACAGGAGTTGTAATTGATGGCTACAAGAGTTCCAAGCATGTTCAGCACAGGATTGCATGTACAGTCAGTCTATATCAGGGTCAGCTCCTGGCCCTACACAATCTTCAGCTGCAACAGCGCATTGCTAAAAATGTGATACCCTGAACCTGAAGCATGTCAGGCTGCTCAGCCATGGAAAGCTATGTATGGATCGAGGCAATGCCAAATCAAATCTCAACATTCAGTGAAGCATTTCAACCGAACGCAGCAGCGTGTGCTGCTGCTGGCCTGCAGCATCATCCAAGAATCGCCGACGACAAGGGGCCATGAGATCCACATGCCACACCAGCTGCTGTGACGAGGAATGGATCTGGGGGTTGGAATGGGGGTAGGGTTTACCTCTCCTGGCCGGCGGTGTCCCAGATCTGGGCCTTGACGACCTTGTCGTCGACGTGGATGCTGCGGGTGGCGAACTCGACGCCGATGGTGGACTTGGACTCGAGGCTGAACTCGTTGCGGGTGAAGCGGGTGAGCAGGTTGGACTTGCCCACCCCGGAGTCCCCGATCAGCACCACCTTGAACAGGTAGTCGTAGTCGTCCTCCGCCCTGTACGCCATCTCCCTTTCCTCCGGCCGCCTTCTTCCTCGTCGGCGGCGGGCTCTTccttgctgctgctactgcttctcGTTGGCTGCGGCTGGATAGATCGTATCACGGCCGGGGTGGTTGTGGCTTCCGCTCCGCTCCGTTAGTCGGCCGCACGCCGCGCCAGCCGCCAGCGACCTGACGCGACGTGCCTGGGCCCAAGGAATGAGAAATGCGGGCCCGGTCCAGCCCATACGGGATGGATGGGCCTGGGCTGCCCTCACTCGGTTCACTTCACACGGCAAGCCCAGGAGCCAGTCACACTCGGTtcactccactccactccactgACGGCAGCGGCAGCATGAGCGGCGCGGCGCGGACGGCGCGGCGACCCCAGCTACGGCACCGGGACGACGGCGCTGCTCTCTCTGGTATCCGGCTCCCCCTCatcctcgcgcctcttccgcattCCTCTCCCGCTCGGAGCCAGGGGTTTTGGGGCCGGGATGACCTGGGGTGCGCCCGCCGTGCCTCTGGCCATGCGGCGCTTACGGCAGATCGACGCCTGCTCCGGCGATGGGGCGCCTCTGATCTCGGGCCTCCTCTCTTGATCGCGCGGGGTGTGCGTCTGGGGTTCCGTCCGTCCGTCGCGGCTCCCGCCGCGTTCGCGAGCCGTGCGCGCCAGGTGTTCGACGCATTGCCTCTGCGCAACCAAATGCTGCTGCCGTGCCGTGCAGTCATTCTTCTCGATGTGTTTGGTTGGACGGTTGGTGTTCGGTGAAAGGGCAGTGGTCGCTGATGATGTTGTTTCTTTCCGCTCGCAGGGCCGATGATGGCGGCGGAGAAGAAACCGCACTCGCAGCCGGCGCTGTCGTGGTCGTCCATCCCGCTCGACCTGGCCGGCCTGGTGCTCCGCCTGCTCCCCACGTACGCCGACCGCGCCCGCTTCGCCGCGGTGTGCCCACAGTGGCGTGCCGCCGcgaggcggcagcagcagcagctgcccCCGCCACTGCCACTGCTCGCGCTGCCGGACGGCACCTTCTACAGCCTACCGTATACCAAGCCCTTCCGCTTCCCTGGCTGCGGCTTTGCTGGGTATCAGAGTGCCTGTGGCAACTGGCTCGTCTTCCCCCGTGACGACGGCTGCTTTTTGGTTGACCCCTTCTCTAGGGAGACAGTGACGCTCCCTGCTCTCTCCAGCGTCCGGCTTCGGCCTCCAAATGCAGTCGCTAAATGGTCAGAGGACGGCACGGTGAAATATGCGGACCCTTACACTACATGGATGCACATCAATACATCTGAGAAGCTACACATAAGTAAGCTAATCCTGTGCTCGCCAAATCTCGTTGCAGCACTAGTCGGCATCGGATACACCAGTCAGATTCTCATGTGCCAGCCAGGGGCCTTGTCGTGGTCAGTACGCGCCTACGATCGGTGCAAGCGCTTCGAAGACATGTCATTTTACCAGGGAAAGCTCTACGCCGTTGCCAATGACGAGAACCTTCTTGTGGTTAACATCAGCCAGGACCAAAGCACCGGCGATCCGCAGGTCTCTCGGATTGGACAAGTCATCGAGGGTGAGCCATGGTATCCAGTTGTGTTCGCTGACAACACTATACCCTGCAAGAAGCTCTACCTGGTTGAAGGGCATGGGGCGTTGCTGATGGTTCGGAGGGCGATTTGGTGCAAGGTACCTGGACCTGGAATGCGCGGCAAAGTTGTTGCCAGAGAGAGCAGCTTTGAGGTTTTTGAGGCTGACTTTGAGCATTCACGGTGGGTCAAGGTGTCGGCTTTGGGGGCTTTGATGTTTCTAGGGCGAAGGTGCTCCAGGGTTTTGTCCTTGTCTCAGTTTCGGATCCTCGATGATCACATCTTTTTcttggatgatgatgaggagaaTCTTGTGGAGTATGGCTATGACAAGGAGAACACTTCTTTCGGCACCTATGACATAAGATCTGACAGAGTCCGTTCTGTTCATCGAGATATTTCCTGGAAGCGTGGCGATGAGATGCGTCTGGCAGCATGGCTCTTCCCGCGGGACTGAAGCGGAGGTGTTATACTGTTATCCCTATGCAGGCTGCTTCTGGGTTATCTGACCGTGCCATAGCTGTTGTTGTTCAGTGGGTTTTTTGCAAGCTGCTCACATGTTACCTATCTGACCGTGGTATGTATGGTAGTTGATGTGGTCTTCAGTGGAACCCATGCAAGCCATGAAGTGCATTAGTAGTAATTTATCTGAGCTAGGTTACTCTGTTTGCCTGTGTATTAGTACTTGTCTGAACTAGTAATTGTGGTGGTTGATATGCAAGCTGTTAACTACGGCGGTTTTCAACTGGTACCGTGGTTGTTGCCTGTGCCTACGAAAAAACTCAAAATGCATAACTTCTTCTCTGTATCTTTGACATGGTGGCCTTTTATATCTGAACTAGGTTACTCTGTTAGTTACAGTCTTATACTGGTACTCTGAACTAATTTATGGTCGTTAATGTGAAGCTGTTAACTGCATTGGTCTTCAACTGGTAGCTCTGATTGTTGTTGTGCGTATGGAAGATGTTTAAAACGCATAACTGCTTATATGTATCATTGGTGTCCTGGTCTTTTTTCTATTCTGTGATGATTTGGCACGGTGGTGTGTGACTCCCTGTAGTGGTAGATTTGTTTTTAGCTGAAGTAGCTGTGATGATCCTTACGCAGTTGTGCTGTTAGTGTGGCTTGAACACATATTTCAGCAACTTTTTCATGTATCGAGCCTTTTTTTTCTGTGAAAGCAATCATTAGACGGTAGGACATGTTCGTAGATAATTTATTTTGTATGGAATATTTTTAATTGTTAAGAATACTGTAAAGCTGCAAGAACATTTTATGGTCCTTTTATCGTTTTTGAAACATATTTCAAAACAATTGTACAAGATATTTGTTGGAAAACTTATTATTATGTTAACTATTAATTTATCAACCACAGTCtataaattatttatttatttaacatTAATAACAGTCAATCAATGAAAACTTAATCTTGTCTTCCAACCCACAGCATGGCTAAAGAAGGGGTCTAACACACCCAACATCTAATAGGGGTTTCCTAATgaagagtttttttttttttggcaAAAGGATCGCATGATCCATTTGAAAACGACATTGAGTCATTTGCACGTGAGATTTAAACAAATTTGGCTGACTAAAGGAAAATCCTGCACGCACCTAATTGAGTACACTTTGTTTGAAAAGTAAAATCATCTGCGCACCCGCTCCATTTGCTGAATATTTCCTTTAATATGCCTTTTTTCTCCATCTTCTCTCAGTCTGTTTTTCTTTTGTCTATTCTCTTTCCATTATTTGTTTATCTGTCATCTTCTTTAAATTGCTCCTTTCATTTTTCTTGGCCTTTGCATATACATAAGGCGTTCATGTTTGTTTTACAAAATGTTGAGGTGATAGCTGTTGGCTGGTCGGGTTCAAAAATAATAATTGTTTATTGGTGGTTGGTCTGTACcaaaattgaactgcaaaaacgtcttgtTTTGGTAAGGAGGGAGTAACAATTTGTGTGTTTCTTAAATACATAAACATATTTCGTAGACGGTATAACGTCACAATATTTTTTCCTATACAAACATGAAAATTCGCCGGAATAATGTATACCTATTCTTTTTTCATGGACCCTGGGCATATTAGAGACATGTTTTAGAATTTCATGTAACAGTTTATTtttcacgcacgcacgcacacacagaCGTATTTGTTCAAAATTTATTGCATAAATATGGGGAAAATATATTGAAATCAATCTCGAAGTTGCCAAGCGCCAACTGAAATCGTATTGTTCCTCTCTGAACAGGAGAAGCGGGAACTCATTTTCTTATGCTGACCGGGCTTTTTATCAGTGAGTGAGCGTGCGGCCCATACGGCTTGGCTTGGCCTGGGCCTGGGCCTGCGTATCCACAGCCTCTTGGACTGATACTATTatctaaaaaaaattaaaaaaaatttggACTGATACTAGGTTCGGGCAGCCACacactccactccactccactgTCCACTCCACTCCGCACCACAGCCACACACTCCACACTCCACTCCAGCTCCGGCGCGCACGGCAGCTCCGGCAGCGGGACGGCGCTGGTATCTCAGGTACCCGCCTCTCCCTTTCTATTCACGggccttccttcttcctcccatGCTCGCTCGGGATTTGGGTCCCGCTGCCCAATCCGGCCGCTTCCGCTGGCAATGCACGCCAGATGTTCGACGCATTGCCGCCTCGCCGGAGAATGCTCCCGTTCCGTGGTTCTCATCGGTGTTCTTGTCTCGTTTGCGACGTCGGAGAATGAGGCGGCGTTCGCTGATGCCGTTGCTTGCTTGTTTCCAAGGGTTGATGGCGGCAGAGAAGAAACCCCACCTGCAGCCGCCGGCGCTGTCGTGGTCGTCCATCCCGCTGGAGCTGGCCGGCCTGGTGCTCGGCCTGCTCCCCGCGCAGGCCGACCGCGCCCGCTTCGCCGCGGTGTGCCCGCAGTGGCGTGCCGCCGCGAGGCAGCAGCAGCGGCTGCCCTCGCCGCTGCCGCTGATCGCGCTCCCCGACGGCACCTTCTACAGCCTCCCCTATACCAAGCCCTTCCGTTTCCCTGGCTGCGGCTTCGCCGGCTACCAGAGCGCCTGCGGCAGCTGGCTCGTCTTCCCCCGCGACGACGGCTGCTTCCTGGTCGACCCCTTCTCCAGGGAAACGGtgacgctccctcctctctccagcGTCCGGCTCCGGCCTCCGAATGCAGTCGCGAAATGGTCGTATGAGCATGGGGCAAAACTGGCCGACCCTTACCTCACATGGATGCATGTGAAGGACTCGGAAGAGCTGCATATCAGTAAGCTAGTCCTGTGCTCGAAGAATCTTGTTGCTGCCCTCGTCGGCATTGGATATACCAGTCAGATTCTGATGTGCCAGCCAGGGGCCTTGTCGTGGTCCGTACGCGCGTACGATCGGTGCAAGGGGTTTGAAGACATGGCATTCTACCGGGGCAAGCTCTACGCCCTCACCAAAGACGAGAACCTTCTTATGGTGAACATCAGCCAGGACCATAGCACCGGTGATCCACAGGTTTCTCGATTTGGACAAGTCATCAAGGGTGATCCATGGTTTTCATACGTGTTCGGCACCACCACCATGCTCTGCAAGAAGCTCTACCTGGTTGAATCCTGTGGGGCAATGCTGATGGTACGCAGGACGATTTTCTGCCGGGTTCCTGATGACGGTGGAGCTGTTGCTGGACCAAGCGCGTTCGAGGTTTTCAAGGCTGACTTTGAGCATTCAGGATGGGTCAAGGTGTCGACGGTGGGGGCTGACCAGGTGTTGTTTCTAGGGCGAAGGTGCTCCAGGTCATTGCCCTTCTCTCAGTATGGGGTCCCGGGTGATCACATCTTGTTTTTGGACGATGATGAGAAAAATCGTACGGAGTATGGCTATGCCGATGAGAACACTTCTTACGGCACCTATGCGATGGGATCCGGCAGGTACCGTTCTGTTCATCCAGACATTTCCTGGAAGCGTGGCGATGAAATGCATCTGGCAGCATGGCTCTTCCCTCATGATTGAAGCACTGTTATTTCTATGCAAGCTGTTACCAGGCTATCTGACCGTGCTATTATAGGCTATCTGACCGTGCTATAGATGTTGTTCAGTGGTTATTTTGCAAGCTGCTACCAGGTTATCTGACCATGCTATAGATGTTGTTGTTCAGTGGTTATTTTGCAAGCTGCTCACATGTTATCTATCTGACCGTGGTATGTATGGTGGTTGGTGTGGTGTTCAGTGGAAACCATGCAAGACATGAAAtgcattagtactccctccgttcctaaatataagtctttttagagattacactatggactacatacgaagcaaaatgaatgaatctacactctaaattatgtctatatacatccgtatgtagtttatagtagaatctctaaaaagacttatatttaggaacggagggagtagtatttatctGTACTATAGGTTATTCTGTTAGTTGCCATGCATCAGTAATTCTCTGAACTAATTATGGTGGTTACTATGCAAGCTGTTGATGGTGCCGGCTTTCAACTGGTACTATCTTTACTTTTATCTGAAATGCATTGTAGTATTTTCTTCTTCAATTTTTCGATGATTTGGCATGGTGGACTCTGACCTCCTGTAGTGGTAGATTTCCTTTGTGCTCAAGTAGATATCTTGTGGTGGGCCTTGTACAGTTTTGTGGTCTGAACACCTATTTCGAGAACTTTTTCAAGCACAGGACATCTTTTGCTGTCTACACAGTTACTATT is from Triticum aestivum cultivar Chinese Spring chromosome 1B, IWGSC CS RefSeq v2.1, whole genome shotgun sequence and encodes:
- the LOC123145983 gene encoding uncharacterized protein isoform X1; translation: MRARSSPYGMDGPGLPSLGSLHTASPGASHTRFTPLHSTDGSGSMSGAARTARRPQLRHRDDGAALSGPMMAAEKKPHSQPALSWSSIPLDLAGLVLRLLPTYADRARFAAVCPQWRAAARRQQQQLPPPLPLLALPDGTFYSLPYTKPFRFPGCGFAGYQSACGNWLVFPRDDGCFLVDPFSRETVTLPALSSVRLRPPNAVAKWSEDGTVKYADPYTTWMHINTSEKLHISKLILCSPNLVAALVGIGYTSQILMCQPGALSWSVRAYDRCKRFEDMSFYQGKLYAVANDENLLVVNISQDQSTGDPQVSRIGQVIEGEPWYPVVFADNTIPCKKLYLVEGHGALLMVRRAIWCKVPGPGMRGKVVARESSFEVFEADFEHSRWVKVSALGALMFLGRRCSRVLSLSQFRILDDHIFFLDDDEENLVEYGYDKENTSFGTYDIRSDRVRSVHRDISWKRGDEMRLAAWLFPRD
- the LOC123146003 gene encoding F-box protein At2g26160, coding for MAAEKKPHLQPPALSWSSIPLELAGLVLGLLPAQADRARFAAVCPQWRAAARQQQRLPSPLPLIALPDGTFYSLPYTKPFRFPGCGFAGYQSACGSWLVFPRDDGCFLVDPFSRETVTLPPLSSVRLRPPNAVAKWSYEHGAKLADPYLTWMHVKDSEELHISKLVLCSKNLVAALVGIGYTSQILMCQPGALSWSVRAYDRCKGFEDMAFYRGKLYALTKDENLLMVNISQDHSTGDPQVSRFGQVIKGDPWFSYVFGTTTMLCKKLYLVESCGAMLMVRRTIFCRVPDDGGAVAGPSAFEVFKADFEHSGWVKVSTVGADQVLFLGRRCSRSLPFSQYGVPGDHILFLDDDEKNRTEYGYADENTSYGTYAMGSGRYRSVHPDISWKRGDEMHLAAWLFPHD
- the LOC123145983 gene encoding uncharacterized protein isoform X2; this translates as MMAAEKKPHSQPALSWSSIPLDLAGLVLRLLPTYADRARFAAVCPQWRAAARRQQQQLPPPLPLLALPDGTFYSLPYTKPFRFPGCGFAGYQSACGNWLVFPRDDGCFLVDPFSRETVTLPALSSVRLRPPNAVAKWSEDGTVKYADPYTTWMHINTSEKLHISKLILCSPNLVAALVGIGYTSQILMCQPGALSWSVRAYDRCKRFEDMSFYQGKLYAVANDENLLVVNISQDQSTGDPQVSRIGQVIEGEPWYPVVFADNTIPCKKLYLVEGHGALLMVRRAIWCKVPGPGMRGKVVARESSFEVFEADFEHSRWVKVSALGALMFLGRRCSRVLSLSQFRILDDHIFFLDDDEENLVEYGYDKENTSFGTYDIRSDRVRSVHRDISWKRGDEMRLAAWLFPRD